taaaaattttccTGGATTAATGGACCGAAAGCCCAAAACTTTATACTAGCCGGCCCAAAACTTCTAGTCCATTGGAGTATGAAGATCAATTATTCGGATTTTGGTGTTTTGAATTAGGGATTATCACTAAAATGCCCATTCTTTCTCCCCTTTTTGACTTAGAACCCATAAAAAATAAAAGTTGACAATTTGCCCGCGCAAGACGCAAGGGCGCAAGGTGCCTgttttgcgaccttgcttcccggtggacgcaaggacgcaaggtgcctcttgcgaccttgcttctcggggacgcaaagacgcaaggtgcgTCTTGCTCCTGACTGATGCCATAATCAATGTTTTCtttcagacatttcatcaaacaccttacgtgCGTCTACAGTATTTGAATTTTTTTAATACTATTTTAGATTAAAAATTTCCGTGTAACATACTGTTCGATGCATGTTAATAATGGTGACAATTCTGGTAAAGTGATTATGCCCAATTATTCAGTCAATTGCCTTTTAAGGTGACAATAGTTAACCAGTAGTATTTCATGTATCTTGGCATTTGAGATTTTGAATTATTACATTTGAAACTTGATTTTggaataattaatttataataatttgaGCACGTAAAGTTTTGTTAGAGCCAGTGGCATCCATTATGTTTCATTTGTGATGGTGGTAAGAAAAAACAATCGTGACTTTCTTTATGAATGATTTGATAAGTTGTAAAAAATCGTATCACGGATGCActtaaggtgtttgatgaaatgtctgaaagaaaacattggatatgatcTCAGGCAGGAGCAAGAgagaccttgcgtccttgcgtccccggaaagcaaggtcgcaagaggcaccttgcgtccttgcgtcctccgggaagcaaggtcgcaaaatGCACCTTGCGCGAGCAAATTGTCAACTTTATTTTTTTATGGGTTCCAAGTCAAACAAGGAAAAAAAAATGGGCATTTTAGTGATAATCCCTTTGAATTAACACAAATCACAATCACAAATcacaaattaaaattaaataacttaCAAAAATATCTTTGTCTTCAGATACGTAACCTTTAGATTCAGGAGGTACTACCTAAAATACAACACGTGTAATCCCTACTTCCAAACACTCCCACTATATAATATCCTAAACCTCATTCTCCACTTCTCTCAAATTCTCGCATCACCTGAGGCCCCAATTTTGACTCGTTAATTTTCCGGCCGACGACGATTATCCTAATTCACCGTCAATCAAACCCTAGATCTTTCAATCTCCGATCTAAAGGTACCGATCTAATCAATTTTATCAATTTATAAGTTTTCTGATAAATTTATTAATTTGCTTGTAAATGTAATAATCTGTGTATTCTTTTTATATTAGATGGTGTCAGATGCGAGTAAAAAGAAGGCGCTACAGAAGAAGGCAGCCGCTGCTGCTAAAAGAGGAGGTAAGGCGGCTGCCGCCGCCGTGTCGGCTAAAGCGGCGTCGATTGGGATGAACGGGAGTTCAAGTACGGATAATTTGTCTAACGGAATTGGATCGCTTGCTATTTCTGACCGTACGTGTACGGGTGTGCTATGCTCTCATCCCTTGTCTAGGGATATTAGGGTAAGAATATTTTATTGTTAAACGGAATTTGGGGGTTTTTTATTTACTGATTTGATTTCAATTGATGCgttttttatttcattttatttgaattactgatttgttGAAATAGGTAGGTTTAAGGATTTGAAAATACTTGGTAGCAAGCCTTAGTTTTTAGGTTTAATTGTTGCTGTTTATTATATGTACTAATATAAAAAACGGTTTTCAGGTTTAAGTTACTGTATATATATGGTATTGTTTGTGGGATGAGTGTTCTTGACAGTTGGCATAGCGCTACCATATATAGGTTGTTACTGTATCCTATTTTTGGCTCCTGCAAACATTTGTTTATGTAAGATATGGAATGAGGGGGAATGGGGGATACATTACTGGTTTATGTGTGGTCCAGGGGTGGATCTAGAAGGGGGTCAATTGGAAAGTTTTAAAGTACTTAAAAAGGAATTGTTATTTTCAGGTATTAATTATTGTAAGTATGACTTTTGGCCTTCAAAATGTGAAAAGATGCAAAAACTATACTAACTCTGCCTTTGCGTATGGAACTTGTATGCTATTAGTACTTAGAACGTACCAATCGGAGAACTCAATGTGTTGCCTTATGTATCAACAAATTTGGGTTTGTTTTAATCGATACACAAGGATAAAAGTGGAAGGTTGTAGAATTATATTATGTATGAGCGCTACCATATATAGGTTGTCAATCCGTATCCCATTTTTGGCTTCTGCAAACATTTGTTTTAGAAGTTGTCTTTTAGGGCTTGTTTATACTCCCTATAAGTTATGAAATGAGGGGGAATGGGGAATACATTACTGGTTAATGTGTGGTCCAGGGGTGGATCTAGAAGGGGACAATTGGGAAAGTTTCAAATTGCTTAATAAGGAATTGTTATATTCAGGTATTAATTATTTTGTAAGTATGTCTTTTGCCCTTCAAAATGTAAAAAGATGCAAAAACTTTTTTGACCCACTCATTGAATTTTTACCAATTTTGCGTCTGCGTGTGGAACTTGTATTCTATTAGTACTAGAACATACCAAGCGGAGAACTCAATGTATTTCCTTATGTATCAACGAGTTTAGGTATGTTTTAATCGTCAGACAAGGATAAAAGTGGAAGGTCGTAGAGTTATATTATGTATGATTTAGTTTACAGAAATCCGTTAAAGATATTTCCATGATTAGTACCAGACTACCTGTGTACCATTTTATGTTTATGTGCTAAATATATTTCGATGTTTGGTATCACTCTTTTTATGGAAATTTGCTATAGCTTTAAATGTTTGGCATTCACTTTATAGAAATTTGTTAAAGATACAACAAATTCTGATTGTTTTGTACCCTTTTTGCGAATGTGTGACCTTTATATTTGTGATTGCAGATAGAGTCACTGTCGCTTACTTTCCATGGACATGATCTCATTGTTGATTCTGAGCTGGAGCTCAACTACGGAAGGTTTGCATCATCTTCTTGTCTTTAATTGTTTTTATTTCATATTAGATTTTTGTACGATgtaaattatttttttatcatcTAGACGTTACGGTCTGCTTGGGTTGAATGGCTGTGGGAAGTCAACTCTTCTTACTTCTATTGGAATGCGAGAACTCCCTATTCCTGAACATATGGATATATTTCACCTCACAAGAGAAATTGAAGCTTCTGATCTGTCTTCACTTGAGGCTGTAATGAACTGTGATGACGAGCGACTGAAATTAGAGGCAGAAGTTGAGCGTCTGGCCGCATTGGTACTAACATTGTTTGAAAAATTATGTATATTCAGTAGTTAGTATAGTAATTGTGTAGTGTGAATGTATCTTGATATATCTTTACTGTTTATTTTTTGATACAGGATGCTGGTGGCGGTGAAGCTCTTGATCGTATATATGAACGGTTAGATGCCATGGATGCCGCCACTGCCGAAAAACGTGCAGCTGAGATTTTAAATGGTCTTGGTTTTAACAAGCAGATGCAAGCAAAGAAAACGCGAGATTTTTCTGGTGGTTGGAGAATGCGTATAGCTTTGGCACGTGCTCTTTTTATGAACCCAACCATTTTGCTGCTTGATGAGCCCACAAATCATCTTGGTGAGTCATTCTTCTTTCATTACAACAAGAACTAGAAGGATTCGGCTGTAAATTTGGGTTGGAACCTGAAGAACTACTTTTAAAACCTAAAGATCCAAATTTTCCACCTTACATTTTGTGCAACTTGAACAAGACCCAATGCTTAACCACATAGCCCCGCGGCTTGTTTAAAAATAATGGGTATCAGGATGATTGTTTAATAGGACAATTAGTCTGTTTAACTCGAATTTTCCTGCAGTATTTTCGAGGAATTATTCTAGAAATACATTTTCTCTCGATTCTATATAATTACTATGTACAGGCTGTGAACAGATCGATTTCTAGTTAACCTGTTCAACCCCAACCTGCACATACATCCATGTCAACTTGTGTATACTCATATTTAtgtactttatatattatatatgtgttcGGTTCATAAATTATATCATAAAGGGGTGATACTAATTATTAGCTTTGAGTTTGTTGCAGATCTTGAAGCTTGTGTGTGGCTTGAAGAAACCCTACAGAAGTTTGCGCGTATACTTGTGGTTGTCTCGCACTCTCAAGATTTCTTGAATGGTGTCTGCACAAATATAATTCACATGCAAAGTAAGACATTAAAGATGTATACGGGTAATTTCGACCAATATGTTCAAACCCGTTCAGAACTCGAGGAAAATCAGATGAAACAATATAAATGGGAGCAAGATCAGATTGCTAACATGAAGGAATACATTGCCAGGTTTGGGCACGGGTCTGCTAAACTGGCCCGTCAGGCTCAGAGTAAAGAGAAAACCCTAGCCAAGATGGAACGTGGTGGTCTAACCGAAAAGGTAACTCGGGACAGTGTTTTAGTGTTTCGGTTTGTTGATGTGGGCAAGCTTCCGCCACCTGTCCTCCAGTTTTCGGAGGTGAAGTTTGGTTACACACCCGATAACCTCATCTACAAGTGTCTTGACTTTGGAGTTGACTTGGATTCACGCGTTGCATTGGTGGGACCCAATGGAGCTGGTAAAAGTACACTTTTGAAGCTGATGACAGGGGAGTTGACTCCTCTTGAGGGTATGGTGAAGCGTCACAACCATTTGCGGATCGCTCAATACCACCAACATTTGGCTGAAAAACTCGACCTCGATATGTCGGCTTTGTTATATATGATGAGAGAGTATCCTGGTAACGAAGAGGAGAAGATGCGGGCTGCTATCGGCCGGTTTGGGCTAACCGGGAAGGCCCAAACCATGCCAATGAAGAACTTGTCGGATGGTCAAAAGAGCCGTGTGATATTTGCGTGGTTAGCATATAGGCAGCCACAAATGCTGCTTTTGGATGAGCCGACTAACCATTTGGATATTGAAACGATTGATTCGTTAGCTGAGGCTTTGAATGAATGGGACGGTGGAATGGTGCTTGTTAGCCACGACTTTCGGCTCATAAACCAGGTGGCCCGTGAGATCTGGGTGTGTGAAAACCAGACTATAACGCGGTGGAATGGTGACATTATGGGTTTCAAGGAGCACTTGAGAACCAAGGCTGGTCTATCTCGTTAGATCGGTTCGTAAGTGGCTTAATCATTCATAGCCTCCCTGTGTTACCCCCAGCTCAAAAAGCGTATTATTATGCGTTGGAGCTCGAGTTGACTTGATCAAGCGGCATATTCTTGGCAACTTGACGATGTGGGACTATGATTTTAAAGCCCATAAGGAGTTGCAGGAGGATGGACACAGTTTACCTTGTGAATTTTTTAGGGGGGCTTTTGAACCCTTATCATCCCTTTTGCAGTTTCTTCATAATGTAGGTTTGTTTTTCTTGCACTATATTTTGATTTTGGTTTTCAAACAAGAACATATGTTGCGGCTACAATATGATTGCTATAATTTTTATTCAATAGTGTAATGACTTGTTATTTCAAAGCTATATTTGGTTTTTCGTCATAACTTCTCTGTTTGGTGGTTGTTAAAGTTATGATAATCAGGACCTTGTTTTGTACTTCTACTGTTAGTTAAATAAAATGGCATGTTATGACTTATTAGtaggtttattttatatttgatgtGTTAATGGTTATACATTTTGAAGGTTTCGATTTTGACCTTTTTTTTCTCATCTTGTGACCACTACAAGATGTTGATTTTATATGGTTATCGAATCTTAAaatgtttgtatataactcatgaATGTGCATATGGTTAGTCCGATAAAAAGACCATTTTTAAGTTCAACTTCCTTATATGGCTTTGATCGTCAATTTATTATGTGATATAAAAACAGAATGCAAGTTCAGAATACTCATTTGAGAACCTGCCAATACATGTATTCCTTTGTGTTTTTTGTTTTTGTTGCTAATTTGGAGCATTGTAAATTGGTTAGGCTTCATTACTCTCATCAAATAACCAATGCGCACTACAACGAATGGTTAAAACTACATTTTTTAACATGGGCATGATGTGTAAAACCAATACCTACAAAAAAACATAACATGTATAAGTTGTTACGTATACATCGGTAACAAAAATGGCCAATCTTTTCCAATTGAGGTTTCTGGATATAAATTTCAGTTCCATGTACCAACTACATATATTATATTTAACGTAGTCTAACAAATTAAATCTTCTTCGTGCGGATCGGACTCTAAAGCTAAAAAATTCTAGTAAAACCACATATTAAATTGGTCATCTAGACCTTGATCAATACCATTTTCTTGGACCAACGAAGCATCCGCACTTGATGTAGGTTTGGCTAGTGCAACGTTAGTAGCATCGAGGAAAGCAATTTCTGCTTGAACTTTCGCTAGTTGGCTTTGTGCGCTATGAAGTTCTTGATGCAACAAAGATACTATTCCAGCACATCCATACACCGGATCTTGTATTCTACATTTGGCCTCGTAATACAACGACTCCATTGCATCCACTCGAAGTTCCACTGGTAGTTCCTACATCAACAAAAAAATTTAGTAATAGTAATTAGAATTAGAATAAATATTCAATATCAACATAAATTGAAAAAGACATGTTTCATCTATAGACCATGATAGAAAGTTTATTAGTACAACTTTTTAATTGTGATTATTAGTACCTCAAGCATTTTGCCGATGTTGCT
The window above is part of the Rutidosis leptorrhynchoides isolate AG116_Rl617_1_P2 chromosome 1, CSIRO_AGI_Rlap_v1, whole genome shotgun sequence genome. Proteins encoded here:
- the LOC139886520 gene encoding ABC transporter F family member 1-like; translated protein: MVSDASKKKALQKKAAAAAKRGGKAAAAAVSAKAASIGMNGSSSTDNLSNGIGSLAISDRTCTGVLCSHPLSRDIRIESLSLTFHGHDLIVDSELELNYGRRYGLLGLNGCGKSTLLTSIGMRELPIPEHMDIFHLTREIEASDLSSLEAVMNCDDERLKLEAEVERLAALDAGGGEALDRIYERLDAMDAATAEKRAAEILNGLGFNKQMQAKKTRDFSGGWRMRIALARALFMNPTILLLDEPTNHLDLEACVWLEETLQKFARILVVVSHSQDFLNGVCTNIIHMQSKTLKMYTGNFDQYVQTRSELEENQMKQYKWEQDQIANMKEYIARFGHGSAKLARQAQSKEKTLAKMERGGLTEKVTRDSVLVFRFVDVGKLPPPVLQFSEVKFGYTPDNLIYKCLDFGVDLDSRVALVGPNGAGKSTLLKLMTGELTPLEGMVKRHNHLRIAQYHQHLAEKLDLDMSALLYMMREYPGNEEEKMRAAIGRFGLTGKAQTMPMKNLSDGQKSRVIFAWLAYRQPQMLLLDEPTNHLDIETIDSLAEALNEWDGGMVLVSHDFRLINQVAREIWVCENQTITRWNGDIMGFKEHLRTKAGLSR
- the LOC139892123 gene encoding LOB domain-containing protein 23-like; the protein is MTSTRCAACKYFRRRCRPDCIFAPYFPADNPQRFACVHKIYGASNIGKMLEELPVELRVDAMESLYYEAKCRIQDPVYGCAGIVSLLHQELHSAQSQLAKVQAEIAFLDATNVALAKPTSSADASLVQENGIDQGLDDQFNMWFY